From Lytechinus variegatus isolate NC3 chromosome 16, Lvar_3.0, whole genome shotgun sequence, the proteins below share one genomic window:
- the LOC121429775 gene encoding uncharacterized protein LOC121429775, with product MNLSDCAMCGITFVKGAKGYGRIRLRRCTTLGIAQKFCRGPVCLDNFVCRKCERFMKKTKKQKSFLIAKKKLLKNGAHSKGLQLPVCSPSQNSDSGVQQKPCAQENEGRDKIESPTSAVPMETGPEVQDWDDMEGEETQKSQSSSRSLPIDKVIAYLTEYKYLIGLRALSKVSATAKQALITVVAEIIKNEIKSQPKIKAFQQRISHSAVSSFSWVKAMEEAQESLPATVQCIWAMLPLKKKRKYDSDVARKAVQMLNIALYTRSRNYKFVPSSVALELFKLQASKKVISTFNHIAISQSKCAIKGNLNAIRKEHEQELLNWKESQEKMQADQGSQDGQRHDSYGFGYSRVQLGSEANAAGHSNTQTICFAVKDRAYKKPVKRHILAGRATKVQVPAAELDPYTFLPSPEVFERRRSRAVFLVKHLITKHLTKVQHLKEMMPSRILHSHTKEMDEKSQCVTLGVVDANPGSKQGMISVLERLQNYMPVKEGKPTPCLLSGDIEPILHAQRHACSEGEDGDGRFVPIFACPQEYQKELLHVQESNKRFFKASSITDRGTIAQLRNQFNLRLFKNETNERYQHAWDMYEFVTESHILLCAMKLCGVTSLEDEPEGLPSNENDAKQLEWLTNLAHRVVDFCWSPPEREDVHVAAASYDKKLKDVAEKALRYCRCNAREKSDDMVLCCARTCKHSWFHLDCLGLKKAPDSEDDWYCSKKCQKSASYIYCFCHTKQPVGVNMVQCHLAEQCKKYVWYHQDCVSTSTDAPLPDTWYCSEECALEAENDDHVLNHTKALMYEGLCHLIRRQAVSEGNGPAMVDDWKADMLNFHEWGHWEYLATGHYFLACVEGFADPELQFSFLWNRVANPKGTPGGNVGLDAVHECVNLDNAGVVKPPGGSITPDLLARYAQLKGPFGRDLGTLFAMSGPAEERSKNAKTDCYNQGIQRFTKEYQSDALFDYIPGREHAGFGVFENSCQVENPKQLGRKLQSLSAELDLWKSVTTSCRET from the exons ATGAATTTATCAGACTGTGCTATGTGTGGGATCACCTTCGTAAAAGGGGCGAAGGGTTATGGTCGGATTAGACTAAGGAGATGTACTACCCTGGGAATAGCCCAGAAATTCTGTCGAGGGCCTGTGTGTTTGGACAATTTTGTGTGCCGAAAATGCGAGCGCTTcatgaagaaaacaaagaagCAAAAAAGTTTTTTGATAGCTaagaaaaaacttttgaaaaatgggGCTCATTCAAAAGGTTTACAATTACCTGTTTGCTCCCCATCGCAAAATTCTGATAGTGGAGTCCAACAGAAACCTTGCGCTCAGGAAAATGAGGGAAGAGATAAAATCGAATCACCCACAAGCGCGGTTCCCATGGAGACTGGTCCTGAGGTTCAAGATTGGGATGATATGGAAGGAGAAGAAACCCAGAAATCACAGAGTTCAAGTCGATCCTTGCCAATAGATAAAGTCATTGCCTACCTGACGGAGTACAAATATCTGATCGGGCTCAGGGCTCTCAGTAAGGTTTCTGCAACAGCCAAGCAAGCACTGATAACTGTAGTggcagaaataataaaaaacgaG aTAAAATCACAACCAAAGATCAAGGCATTTCAGCAACGTATCAGCCACTCTGCAGTCTCTTCATTTTCCTGGGTAAAAGCGATGGAGGAGGCTCAGGAGAGCTTACCAGCCACAGTCCAATGTATCTGGGCTATGCTACCactcaaaaagaaaagaaaatatgatag TGATGTTGCTCGAAAGGCTGTCCAAATGCTGAACATTGCCCTCTACACTAGATCCCGCAACTACAAGTTTGTACCATCGTCTGTTGCTTTAGAACTCTTCAAACTACAAGCAAGCAAGAAGGTTATCAGTACATTTAACCACATTGCGATATCCCAGAGCAAGTGTGCAATCAAGGGCAATCTCAATGCCATTAGAAAAGAACATGAACAGGAACTTCTGAACTGGAAAGAGTCTCAG gAAAAAATGCAAGCTGATCAAGGATCGCAAGACGGCCAAAGGCATGATAGTTATGGCTTTGGCTACAGCCGTGTCCAACTTGGAAGTGAAGCAAATGCAGCAGGCCACTCAAACACACAAACTATCTGTTTTGCAGTCAAAGATCGTGCTTATAAGAAGCCTGTGAAAAGACATATTTTAGCCGGGAGAGCAACCAAGGTGCAAGTGCCGGCTGCCGAACTTGATCCCTATACGTTTCTCCCGTCCCCTGAGGTCTTCGAGCGCAGAAGATCGAGGGCTGTATTCCTGGTCAAGCACCTCATCACCAAGCACCTGACGAAAGTCCAGCATCTGAAGGAGATGATGCCTTCCAGGATCCTTCACAGCCACACCAAAGAAATGGATGAGAAGTCTCAATGC GTTACACTTGGCGTAGTTGATGCTAACCCAGGCTCCAAACAGGGTATGATATCTGTCCTTGAACGTTTGCAGAACTATATGCCTGTGAAGGAAGGTAAGCCGACACCATGCTTACTGAGTGGGGACATTGAGCCCATTCTTCATGCGCAGAGGCATGCCTGCAGTGAAGGAGAAGACGGGGATGGTCGCTTTGTTCCCATATTTGCCTGCCCTCAAGAATATCAAAAGGAACTTCTCCATGTACAA GAATCAAATAAAAGGTTCTTCAAAGCATCCAGTATAACTGATAGAGGGACGATCGCCCAGCTGCGGAACCAGTTTAATCTCAGATTATTCAAGAACGAGACCAATGAAAGATATCAGCATGCATGGGATATGTACGAG TTTGTGACAGAATCACACATCCTATTGTGTGCAATGAAATTGTGTGGAGTGACGTCACTTGAAGATGAACCGGAAGGACTGCCAAGCAATGAGAATGATGCAAAGCAACTCGAGTGGTTGACTAACCTTGCACATCGAGTGGTGGACTTCTGCTGGTCTCCTCCAGAAAGAGAAGATGTACACGTAGCTGCCGCATCATATGACAAAAAACTGAAAGACGTTGCGGAAAAAGCCCTTCGATACTGTCGTTGCAACGCTCGTG AGAAGTCAGATGACATGGTCTTGTGCTGCGCCAGAACATGCAAGCATTCCTGGTTCCACTTAGACTGTTTGGGACTGAAAAAGGCTCCGGACTCGGAAGATGACTGGTACTGCTCCAAGAAATGTCAAAAGAGCGCATCCTACATCTACTGTTTCTGTCACACGAAGCAACCGGTGGGGGTGAATATGGTCCAGTGTCACCTAGCGGAGCAGTGTAAGAAGTATGTGTGGTACCACCAAGATTGTGTGTCTACTAGCACGGATGCTCCCTTACCAg ACACATGGTACTGTTCTGAGGAATGTGCGCTTGAAGCTGAAAATGATGACCATGTGCTGAACCACACCAAGGCTCTTATGTATGAAGGTCTATGTCATCTTATCAGACGTCAAGCCGTTAGTGAGGGTAACGGACCGGCCATGGTGGATGACTGGAAGGCTGATATGCTCAACTTCCATGAGTGGGGTCATTGGGAGTATCTTGCTACTgggcattattttcttgcat GTGTTGAAGGGTTTGCTGATCCAGAACTTCAATTCAGCTTCCTTTGGAACAGAGTTGCGAACCCCAAAGGCACGCCGGGAGGAAACGTTGGATTGGACGCTGTGCATGAATGTGTGAATTTGGACAATGCCG GAGTAGTTAAACCTCCTGGAGGGAGTATTACCCCAGACCTGCTTGCGAGATATGCTCAACTGAAAGGGCCATTTGGAAGAGATCTTGGTACCCTCTTTGCAATGTCAGGCCCTGCGGAAGAAAGATCAAAGAATGCTAAGACTGACTGCTATAACCAGGGCATCCAGCGTTTCACCAAGGAGTACCAGTCTGATGCCCTTTTTGACTACATTCCAGGAAGGGAGCACGCAGGCTTTGGTGTCTTTGAAAACAGTTGTCAAGTGGAGAATCCCAAGCAGTTAGGACGAAAGTTGCAGAGTCTTTCAGCTGAATTGGACTTGTGGAAAAGTGTTACTACATCGTGCAGGGAAACGTGA